A window of Aerococcus urinae contains these coding sequences:
- a CDS encoding DUF3744 domain-containing protein, with protein sequence MSSPWIQMRHFSYRYPRQYRMALRDINITLNHGEKILILGANESGKSTFLKALKGDLPEDGKFSGEIIHSGESAKPVDGTAIRDVIDEKIDDNPNESVNHHKKAIEKRWYELVDCELQPEEYQALSRGEKEIHRMSHILKEDNEIYIFDEPLKTLAPKQQKVFIDIIDDYHVHTDATIIISEHQLEAMMSRPIDRVLVFSEGRIVFDGQLKALLESGILNPLGIREPFYITAMRYAAYPLKDVYNIQDVHHIFGPQLRQRIENWIMTLPRFRYQENKEVLLELDNVSALVNESNQRGLHNINLKINQEEMLSVVGPNGSGKTLLAQLCSGSLRPQTGTIKWLGQELPLDQFDRLRHNVGLITNDDVTNISQSQAETVADYLAQSPVLAEGDYQADELKDKFNQVLAMVNLDNLLDFPLDHLSEISKLRLAMARSLLKEPKLLVVEEITEGRDFVHFRAIMNTLQDLNSQYQIAIMMTTHDIEVMLEYSRRTLIMSEGHLIIDALPVDVATMPAYLNKAGLRETSLTTFARQLDLVDPYTFIRKFVDYDREMQQNLD encoded by the coding sequence GTGTCTAGCCCGTGGATTCAGATGCGTCACTTTAGCTACCGATATCCCCGTCAATATCGGATGGCATTAAGAGATATCAACATAACCCTAAACCATGGTGAGAAAATTTTAATCCTAGGTGCCAATGAATCAGGGAAGTCAACCTTTCTCAAAGCCTTGAAGGGTGATTTACCGGAGGATGGGAAATTTTCTGGTGAAATTATTCACAGTGGTGAGTCTGCCAAGCCCGTTGACGGAACGGCAATTCGTGATGTGATTGATGAAAAAATCGATGATAATCCGAATGAATCAGTTAACCACCACAAAAAAGCGATCGAAAAACGTTGGTATGAACTGGTCGATTGCGAATTACAACCGGAAGAATACCAGGCACTTTCTCGTGGGGAAAAAGAAATCCACCGCATGTCCCACATCTTAAAAGAAGATAATGAAATCTATATTTTTGACGAACCTTTAAAGACTCTGGCTCCTAAACAACAAAAGGTCTTTATCGATATTATTGACGATTACCACGTCCATACTGACGCTACTATTATTATTTCTGAACACCAATTGGAAGCGATGATGTCTCGTCCTATTGACCGCGTCTTAGTTTTTTCAGAAGGGCGGATTGTGTTCGATGGCCAGCTCAAGGCTCTCTTGGAAAGTGGTATTTTAAATCCCTTGGGTATTCGGGAACCCTTCTATATTACTGCCATGCGCTACGCGGCTTATCCTCTAAAAGACGTTTATAATATCCAAGATGTCCACCATATTTTTGGCCCCCAACTCAGGCAAAGAATCGAAAACTGGATTATGACCCTGCCACGTTTTCGTTATCAAGAAAACAAAGAAGTTCTCCTCGAACTCGATAATGTCTCGGCCCTTGTCAATGAGAGCAATCAGCGAGGGCTCCACAATATTAACCTTAAAATCAACCAAGAAGAAATGCTGAGTGTCGTCGGTCCTAATGGCAGTGGCAAGACCCTCCTAGCTCAATTGTGTAGTGGCTCCCTAAGGCCTCAGACGGGTACGATTAAGTGGTTGGGCCAAGAACTTCCCCTGGACCAATTTGACCGCCTCCGCCATAATGTCGGTTTGATTACTAATGACGATGTGACCAATATTAGTCAGTCCCAAGCAGAAACCGTTGCAGACTACCTGGCCCAAAGTCCCGTCCTAGCGGAAGGCGATTACCAGGCTGACGAGCTCAAAGACAAGTTTAATCAAGTCTTAGCTATGGTTAACTTGGATAATCTCTTAGATTTTCCTTTAGACCATCTTTCGGAGATTTCCAAACTCCGCTTAGCCATGGCCCGGTCACTATTAAAGGAGCCTAAATTACTGGTGGTTGAAGAGATCACTGAAGGCCGCGATTTTGTACACTTCCGCGCCATTATGAATACCTTGCAAGACTTAAATAGTCAATACCAGATTGCCATTATGATGACCACCCATGACATTGAAGTCATGCTAGAGTATAGTCGCCGGACCTTGATTATGTCAGAGGGGCATTTGATTATTGATGCTTTACCGGTGGATGTGGCGACTATGCCAGCCTATCTCAATAAGGCCGGCTTACGGGAAACCAGTTTAACCACCTTTGCAAGGCAATTGGACTTGGTCGATCCCTATACCTTTATCCGTAAATTTGTCGACTACGACCGGGAAATGCAACAGAATTTAGATTAA
- a CDS encoding ABC transporter ATP-binding protein: MSQVLKLNNINKTFNPGTLDAFHALKDIDLSVNQGDFITIVGGNGAGKSTLLNAIAGTFALDSGEIFLEEKDITTKSEEERAGSISRVFQDPKMGTAPRMTVAENLALAAKRGQKRGLSMAITNDKEAYFSQTLSQIGLGLENRLNAEMGKLSGGQRQSIALLMATIVKPKLLLLDEHTAALDPKTSRRILELTDQQVQEEKLTALMITHNLQDALTYGNRMILLHHGEIIRDFTQEEKENLSSQDLYSIMEDLV; the protein is encoded by the coding sequence ATGAGTCAAGTATTAAAGCTTAATAACATCAATAAAACCTTTAATCCCGGAACCCTGGATGCCTTTCATGCTTTGAAAGACATTGACCTTTCAGTGAATCAGGGAGACTTCATTACCATTGTTGGGGGGAATGGTGCGGGGAAATCCACCTTACTCAATGCCATTGCGGGAACCTTTGCCTTAGATAGTGGCGAAATCTTCTTGGAGGAGAAGGATATTACCACTAAGAGTGAAGAAGAGCGGGCTGGATCGATTTCTCGTGTCTTCCAAGATCCTAAAATGGGAACAGCTCCGCGGATGACCGTCGCTGAAAACCTGGCCCTGGCTGCTAAACGAGGGCAAAAGCGGGGCTTAAGTATGGCGATTACCAATGACAAAGAGGCCTATTTCAGCCAAACTTTATCGCAAATTGGTCTGGGCCTGGAAAATCGCTTGAATGCTGAAATGGGGAAATTATCCGGTGGACAACGGCAATCCATTGCCTTATTAATGGCTACCATCGTTAAGCCCAAACTCTTATTACTGGATGAACATACAGCAGCCCTAGACCCTAAGACTTCGCGTAGGATTTTAGAGCTGACTGACCAACAAGTGCAAGAAGAAAAACTTACTGCCTTGATGATCACCCACAACTTGCAAGATGCCTTAACCTATGGGAATCGGATGATTTTACTCCATCACGGAGAAATAATCCGCGATTTCACCCAAGAAGAAAAAGAAAATCTATCCAGCCAAGACCTTTATTCGATCATGGAAGACTTGGTATAA
- a CDS encoding ABC transporter permease → MDLITSALSEGSIWAVMGLGIYISFRILNAPDMTTEGSFTLGAALGVQAIHFGIHPLIAILISFLGGMAGGAITGLLTTKLSINPLLAGIITMTGLYSVNLKIMGSANISLTGQKTLKTLLEPLNLGRNIDTIVIGLVVSAIVICLMSLFFKTEMGQALIATGDNLVMAKSLGIDTHEMTMLGYMLANGLIAVAGVLVANSNGYADISMGIGTVVIGLAAIIIGEVLFPNVSLSMRLATIVAGSIVYRLLLGLVLMLNFEANDFKLFSAIIVGLCLAIPTIRSKMGSGRTKNIRSKEA, encoded by the coding sequence ATTGATTTAATTACTAGTGCCCTATCCGAGGGTAGTATCTGGGCTGTCATGGGACTGGGGATTTATATTTCTTTTCGGATTTTAAATGCTCCTGATATGACGACTGAAGGATCCTTTACCCTAGGGGCGGCTTTAGGCGTCCAAGCCATTCATTTTGGTATCCATCCCCTCATCGCTATCCTGATCTCTTTTTTAGGGGGGATGGCCGGAGGTGCCATTACCGGTTTATTAACCACCAAGTTAAGCATTAATCCCTTACTCGCTGGGATTATTACCATGACCGGACTTTACTCTGTCAATCTGAAGATTATGGGATCGGCCAATATTTCTCTAACGGGTCAAAAAACCTTAAAAACCTTGCTAGAACCTCTTAACCTAGGTAGAAATATCGATACCATCGTCATTGGCCTGGTGGTGTCTGCTATTGTGATTTGTTTGATGAGCCTCTTCTTCAAAACCGAAATGGGACAAGCCTTGATTGCTACCGGGGATAATCTGGTCATGGCTAAGTCCTTAGGGATTGATACCCACGAAATGACCATGCTGGGTTACATGCTAGCCAATGGATTGATTGCCGTTGCCGGTGTCTTAGTAGCCAACAGCAATGGTTATGCAGATATCTCCATGGGGATTGGGACTGTGGTGATTGGCTTAGCCGCCATCATTATTGGTGAAGTTCTCTTCCCTAATGTTAGCCTGTCCATGCGTTTAGCTACCATCGTAGCTGGTTCTATTGTCTACCGTTTACTCCTTGGTCTTGTTCTCATGCTGAATTTTGAAGCCAATGACTTTAAGCTCTTCTCAGCCATCATCGTGGGGCTTTGCTTGGCTATTCCAACGATTAGAAGCAAAATGGGAAGCGGCCGGACCAAGAATATTCGCAGTAAGGAGGCTTAA
- a CDS encoding alpha/beta hydrolase, with amino-acid sequence MKNKKGLTWLKKLGISLALVTLISLAATYFVGNYFVNYALVPNQGGQDRQVDQEVKPGQSQSAVQEISANKSQAKAGAKAWLDQVRDKKEAVSINSQDGLTLSGNLFHNDSDQHKYAIIVHGYQGQEADSYNIAPAFYQKGYQVLTISLRAHAPSQGQYIGMGYLDSQDLLQWVQWLTDRDSQAQIVLHGTSMGSATVLMASDKLPSAVKAIVADCGYSSIWNIFASELDKRFNLPTFPVLYMANTMARIRAGYDLREGNTLEYVAKSSLPILFIHGEADDFVPVSMARELYDAKTKGPKELYIVPEAGHAEAKYKEPSTYYQKIFQFIQDYGDNKKE; translated from the coding sequence ATGAAGAATAAAAAAGGACTCACTTGGTTAAAAAAGTTGGGTATCTCATTAGCACTTGTGACGCTGATTTCCCTAGCGGCCACTTATTTTGTGGGCAATTATTTTGTCAATTATGCCCTGGTGCCTAACCAGGGGGGACAAGACCGGCAAGTTGACCAGGAAGTAAAGCCAGGTCAGAGTCAGTCAGCGGTTCAAGAAATTAGCGCCAATAAGAGCCAGGCCAAAGCGGGCGCTAAGGCTTGGTTAGACCAGGTAAGGGATAAAAAGGAAGCGGTAAGCATAAATTCCCAAGACGGGCTTACTTTAAGTGGAAATTTGTTCCATAATGATTCCGACCAGCACAAATATGCCATTATTGTCCATGGTTACCAGGGCCAAGAGGCGGATTCTTATAATATTGCGCCCGCTTTTTATCAAAAGGGCTACCAGGTTCTAACCATCTCCTTAAGGGCCCATGCGCCTAGTCAGGGCCAATATATTGGCATGGGCTATCTAGACAGCCAGGACTTACTGCAATGGGTTCAGTGGCTTACAGATCGTGATAGCCAGGCCCAAATTGTCCTCCACGGCACATCGATGGGGAGCGCTACCGTTTTAATGGCCTCAGATAAGTTGCCGTCAGCTGTCAAAGCCATTGTGGCTGACTGTGGTTATTCCAGTATCTGGAATATTTTTGCTTCTGAGTTAGATAAACGCTTTAACCTTCCCACTTTTCCCGTTCTCTATATGGCTAACACCATGGCAAGAATCCGGGCAGGCTATGATTTACGCGAGGGGAACACCTTGGAATACGTCGCTAAGTCCTCCCTACCGATTTTATTTATCCACGGCGAAGCGGATGACTTTGTTCCGGTATCGATGGCTCGAGAACTCTATGATGCTAAAACCAAGGGACCCAAGGAACTCTACATCGTTCCCGAAGCTGGCCATGCTGAAGCCAAGTACAAGGAGCCTAGCACTTATTACCAGAAGATCTTCCAATTTATCCAAGACTACGGAGATAATAAAAAAGAATAA
- a CDS encoding IS3 family transposase, which yields MTFLCHSLGVSRSAYYKWLNREPSKTEQRLQWLMTLIQEAYDKYEGIYGYRRITIYLNHFKNARVNHKCVYRLMKLMGLKSVIRRRRYHYKKSKPQHVAENVLNREFDKDYEPMQVLLTDITEFKYGYNYSYKAYLSAILDYGANKIIAFKLSQRNNNQLVKDTIVQVEEELIPTETLLHSDRGFQYTSHFFKRFVDEKQLIQSMSRVGKCIDNGPMENFWGIIKEEMYRLKTYESFEQLEEDIKRYIEFYNTERVTLDMGLKIPA from the coding sequence ATAACATTCTTATGCCATTCGCTAGGTGTCAGTAGATCTGCTTATTATAAATGGCTCAACCGAGAGCCATCCAAGACAGAACAACGTTTACAGTGGCTAATGACTTTAATTCAAGAAGCTTATGATAAATATGAGGGCATCTATGGTTATCGTCGAATCACCATTTATCTTAATCACTTTAAGAATGCGCGGGTCAATCATAAGTGTGTCTATCGTCTCATGAAATTAATGGGTTTAAAATCTGTTATTCGCCGTAGGCGATATCACTACAAAAAAAGTAAGCCTCAGCACGTTGCAGAAAATGTGTTGAACCGTGAATTTGATAAAGATTATGAACCGATGCAGGTGTTGTTGACGGATATTACAGAGTTTAAATATGGCTATAACTATAGTTACAAAGCGTATTTAAGTGCGATTCTTGATTACGGAGCCAATAAGATTATTGCTTTTAAATTATCACAAAGGAATAACAATCAACTTGTTAAAGATACGATTGTTCAAGTAGAAGAAGAACTTATCCCTACAGAAACCCTCTTGCACAGTGACCGTGGTTTCCAATATACTTCGCATTTCTTTAAGCGTTTTGTTGACGAAAAACAGTTAATTCAAAGTATGTCTCGCGTAGGAAAATGTATTGATAACGGACCAATGGAAAATTTCTGGGGCATTATTAAAGAAGAGATGTATCGGTTGAAAACTTATGAAAGCTTTGAACAACTTGAAGAAGATATTAAACGCTACATCGAATTTTATAACACCGAACGTGTCACACTGGATATGGGCCTTAAAATTCCAGCTTAA
- a CDS encoding helix-turn-helix domain-containing protein — protein MRSNRKHSPAELAKYIHLYEEGTSYAELCDQYGLSIHSSVFREYYLKYLEHGFAGLESQTKNNSYSEKFKQNVVQEYLNTDISITKIARKYNIPSFSTVRNWITKYTKREELKGYHPKPEVYTMKSQKKTYQEKVDIVKDFLETGMSYKETAEKHKVSYNNVYSWVQKYKKYGPNGLIDSRGRRKPMSIQNEEEKLRTELAALKARNEYLETENAALKKLKEVERELMSDGQNIKQSSKQSKN, from the coding sequence ATGCGTTCAAATAGAAAGCATTCACCAGCAGAGTTGGCTAAATATATCCATCTTTATGAAGAAGGAACTTCCTATGCCGAGCTTTGTGATCAATATGGTCTCTCAATTCATTCATCTGTCTTTAGAGAATATTATCTCAAATATCTAGAACATGGCTTTGCAGGGCTGGAATCACAGACAAAGAATAATTCTTATAGTGAAAAGTTTAAGCAGAACGTCGTTCAAGAATACTTGAATACAGACATCTCAATTACAAAAATTGCTAGAAAATACAATATCCCTAGCTTTTCTACTGTAAGGAATTGGATTACTAAGTATACTAAAAGGGAAGAATTAAAGGGCTACCACCCTAAACCCGAGGTGTATACAATGAAAAGCCAAAAGAAAACCTATCAGGAAAAAGTTGATATTGTTAAAGATTTTCTTGAAACAGGAATGTCTTATAAAGAGACTGCTGAAAAACATAAAGTTTCCTACAATAATGTTTACTCATGGGTCCAAAAGTATAAGAAATATGGTCCCAATGGGCTCATTGATAGTAGAGGACGCCGCAAACCGATGAGTATTCAAAATGAAGAAGAGAAGTTACGTACAGAATTAGCTGCGCTTAAAGCACGTAATGAATACTTAGAAACGGAAAATGCTGCTCTAAAAAAATTGAAAGAAGTGGAAAGAGAGTTGATGTCCGACGGACAAAATATCAAGCAGAGTTCAAAACAATCGAAAAATTAA
- a CDS encoding histidine phosphatase family protein: MVREIFIIRHGQSLYNLEGKIQGQIDSPLSPRGIQEAEQAKNFFDQAGISIDLILSSPLKRAYATAKIIQGNRPCPLVTDQRLAEWRYGSLEGKALSKLEEGVKLNDPPSDRYFCRFGGESVTAVKVRFQAALDESLKAYPQKNILLVSHGSIMYRFMLDYLNQPLQAFSNCQIFHFEEVGEVLVLRNSINPLK, encoded by the coding sequence ATGGTAAGAGAAATTTTTATTATTCGGCATGGCCAGTCTCTTTATAACTTAGAGGGGAAAATCCAAGGTCAAATCGATAGTCCCCTTAGTCCTAGAGGCATCCAAGAAGCTGAGCAAGCGAAAAACTTTTTTGATCAAGCAGGCATAAGTATTGACCTTATCCTATCTTCCCCTTTGAAGCGAGCCTACGCCACAGCAAAGATTATTCAGGGAAATAGGCCCTGCCCCCTGGTGACTGATCAACGGCTAGCGGAATGGCGCTATGGCAGTCTTGAAGGGAAAGCGCTCAGCAAACTGGAAGAAGGCGTCAAGCTCAATGACCCTCCAAGTGATCGCTATTTTTGTCGATTTGGGGGCGAATCAGTCACTGCAGTTAAAGTCCGCTTTCAAGCAGCCCTTGATGAATCCCTTAAAGCCTATCCTCAAAAAAATATCCTCCTAGTCAGCCATGGATCAATTATGTACCGCTTTATGCTGGATTATCTTAACCAGCCTCTTCAAGCCTTTTCTAATTGCCAAATTTTTCATTTTGAAGAAGTCGGGGAAGTCCTCGTCTTAAGAAATAGTATCAATCCCCTCAAGTAA
- the trpX gene encoding tryptophan ABC transporter substrate-binding protein: MKKITSFGVILITALAVLFLAMPTLIQHRTASENQAKTNVSQEDIKDTDHKIRIGLLQLTEHPALDDIRQGVYDQLAERGYVDGENVEIDFANGQGDQNNLKMLSDKMVSDGAEYLVGIATPAAQALKNVANDQVPVVMAAVSDPVGAGLVKDLDQPGFQVTGVRDVPPVKEQFDLIKRVMPDIKTVGIIYNSSETNAQNNVRMAKEHAKELGLNVVEKTITSTNDLAQVAEQLAQEVEAIWVPNDNSIASSMNTLISVTDHYKIPVFPVVDTMVVDGGMATVGLNQYQLGVDSANVLADLIEGADPRNYSVVIPEKKALTINSKKANELGIEIPSDVVNEATDVAKEGK; the protein is encoded by the coding sequence ATGAAAAAGATTACAAGTTTTGGAGTTATATTAATTACCGCTTTAGCCGTTTTGTTCTTGGCCATGCCAACTTTAATTCAACATCGGACCGCCAGTGAAAACCAGGCAAAAACCAATGTCAGTCAAGAAGATATCAAAGACACTGACCATAAGATTCGCATCGGACTTTTACAACTAACCGAACACCCAGCCTTAGATGATATTCGTCAAGGGGTCTATGATCAACTGGCTGAGCGGGGCTATGTTGATGGTGAAAACGTTGAAATTGACTTTGCCAATGGGCAAGGGGACCAAAATAATCTGAAAATGTTATCGGATAAAATGGTTTCTGATGGGGCTGAATACTTAGTCGGTATTGCCACACCCGCGGCCCAAGCCCTAAAGAATGTGGCCAATGACCAGGTTCCTGTGGTAATGGCAGCTGTTTCCGACCCAGTTGGGGCTGGCTTAGTTAAAGATTTAGACCAACCAGGCTTCCAAGTGACTGGGGTTCGTGATGTCCCACCAGTCAAGGAACAATTTGACCTGATTAAACGAGTGATGCCAGATATTAAAACTGTTGGTATTATCTACAATTCTTCTGAAACCAATGCCCAAAATAATGTCCGCATGGCTAAAGAACATGCCAAGGAATTAGGCTTGAATGTGGTTGAGAAAACCATCACTTCGACCAACGACCTGGCCCAAGTCGCTGAACAATTGGCCCAAGAAGTGGAAGCTATCTGGGTACCTAATGACAACTCGATTGCTTCTTCAATGAACACCTTAATTTCGGTTACTGACCATTATAAAATTCCAGTCTTCCCAGTGGTTGACACCATGGTTGTTGACGGTGGGATGGCCACAGTTGGACTCAACCAATACCAATTAGGGGTTGATTCAGCCAATGTCCTTGCTGACTTGATTGAGGGTGCTGACCCAAGAAATTATTCCGTTGTTATTCCAGAGAAGAAGGCCTTAACCATTAATTCTAAGAAGGCTAATGAATTAGGCATCGAAATTCCAAGTGATGTTGTCAATGAAGCTACTGACGTGGCAAAGGAGGGTAAATAA